A segment of the Butyrivibrio fibrisolvens genome:
ATAGCAAGTTTGTCAGCGTAAAGTTCCTTAACAGCTATGCTAAGTGGCTTATCCTTAGGATTAGCCTCGATCATAACTTCGTCGCCTGCAACAAGCTGTCTTGCACGCTTAGCAGTAGCCATAACAATTGAATAACGGCTGCTGATTACTGGCTCTTCGCCTTCCTCTACTCCTTTATTAACGACGTTCATGAGATCTACATAAGACGGATGTATCATAATCGTTTTCCTTTCGTAAATACATTTAATACCTAATAATTAATTTTATACCATGCTGTCAAATTTTAACAGCAAAAACCAACATTTTCAACAAAAATATTCTTATAACTTTGTAAAATGTTAATTTAAAAAACTGACCCCATCGAGTTTTAAGCGAATTTCTGAACTTCGCTTCTTATCTTATCGATGAATTCCTGATTTCTTGAAGGCGTGTTGTGAGCACTGTCGATTACCTGATGCATCTTGTCTACACACTCTTCAAGATCGTCGTTAACAAGAATGTAATCGTACTCTTCGATTCCTTCTGACTCTTCAACAGCTCTCTTAAGGCGGCCTCTTATAACTTCATCAGACTCTGTTCCGCGTCCTCTGAGTCTCTTTTCAAGCTCCTCTGCTGACGGAGGCATTACAAAGAGAAGAAGTGCATCCGGGTACTGCTTTCTGATCTGTCTTGCACCCTGGATCTCGATCTCAAGGATTACGTCCTTGCCCTCTTCCATCTGCTTTTCTACAAAGCTTCTTGGAGTTCCATAATAATGTCCGCAATAGCCTGCGTGCTCTATAAGACCGTCCTCTTTGATGAGCTTTTCGAACTCATCATCTGTAATGAAGAAATACTCTCTTCCGTTCTCTTCACCAGGTCTGGGGTCTCTGGTCGTTGCAGAAACTGACAGTGCATAACCGTCATACTTCTTGACCAGCTCCTTCATAAGTGTACCTTTACCTGTGCCGGAAAAACCTGACACAACTACTAAAAATCCTTTACGCTTCATCTGTATCCTTACCTATACTTCCTGTTTGTATTCTTGATGCAATCGTCTCTGGCAAAAGAGCTGAAAGAACGACTGTATTGTTCTCCATAATAAGGACTGCCTTGGTCCTTCGTCCTGCACTGGCATCTATTATGCGTCCCTCGTCCTTTGCCTTCTGGACAAGTCGCTTAACTGGCGCCGCATCAGGAACTACTATGCTTACAACCTTGTCAACATTCACGATGTTGCCAAAACCAATGTGTGTGAACATTTATCACCTCATCCTCATGTATCCTTGAATCATCAATTCAAGATACAGTTACCAGACATATGACCTTTGTCTGTGGACTTTTACTAATTTCATGATTCTGCCATTTCCAGACAGAAACTTACATTTCAGTCTATTACTCAATATTCTGGATCTGCTCTCTGATCTTCTCTATTGTAGTCTTAAGCTCAATAGCCTTGTCAGATACCTGAATATCTGTAGATTTTGAAAGTGTTGTGTTAGCTTCGCGGTTCATCTCCTGAGCCAGGAAATCAAGCTTTCTTCCGATTCCGTTCTCATCGTCACCTTCTTCAAGGGCGCCGCGAACAGCTTCAATGTGACTTCTAAGTCTTACGAGCTCTTCATCAACACAGATCTTATCTGCATAAAGAGTTACTTCCATAGCAAGTCTGTTCTCATCAATCTGAGTATCTTCCAGAAGATCTGCGATCTTCTCGCGAAGACTAGCCTTGTACTCTTCGATGATCTGAGGAGATCTTTCTGTGATGAAATCAACATCTTTTTTCATGATATCAAGCTTCTTGTTAAGATCTTCCTTGAGGAACTCACCCTCACGAAGTCTTGCAGCAGCAAACTGCTCGCAGGCTTCATCAATAGCCTTCTTAAGAGGCTCCCAGAGAGTCTTCTCATCGATCTCCATAGCTTCCATAGTAAGGACATCAGGGAATCTTGCAAGAACAGAAAGTCTTACATCATTCTGAAGTCCGAAGTCTTCAGACATCTGCTTAAGGCAATCCATGTATTCAGCAGCAATATCGTGATTGTACTGAACTTTGGTATCTGCCTCTGTCAGATCTTCATAGTTGATAAAAACATCAACCTTACCCCTTTTCATGTATAGCTTTAATTCCTTACGGATATCTGCTTCAAGGGAATTGAACATCTTGGGCATCTTGATTCCAAGGTCCAGATATCTGTTATTTACTGATTTGAGTTCTACACTGATACGGCGGTTGTCGAAGTTCACTTCGCTTCGGCCGAATCCTGTCATACTGCTGACCATAAAAAGCCTCCGAATTTTAGATTTATTTAAACGACCAAACTCCCCAAAATAACTGGAGAGATTGAGTTAAGAACAAGTGCATATTACTTGATTTTATTGAGAAATATACAAAATTATTATAGGACGAATCTAAGATAAGCGTCAACAAAGCCTATGCAAATGCATAGGGCTTTATAAACGCCTTCCCAAAAGCATTCAATACAGCAAAAGCAAAACGCTTAATCAACCTGCGTCAGCGCAGAGATGTCCGGCTTAATAGCCATCGAATAATTCGTATAGTACACCACGAATCCTGGTTTTGCGCCGCCGGGCTTCTTGACGTTTTTGCGCTGGAGGTAGTCAATCTCAACTTTCTCCTGGTCCTTGGCTTTGGAATAAAAAGCTGCAAGTGCTGCTGCTTCTTCAAAGGCCTTATCTGGCACTTCCTTGCCGCCTGTCTGGAGGATTACGTGGGAACCGGGCATTCCTTTGGCGTGGAACCACCAGTCGCCGCCGTTGGCTACTTTGAAGGTGAGCTGGTCATTCTGGTAGTTGTTCTTGCCTACATATATATCAAAACCATCAGAACTTACATAATGAAGTGGTAAGCTCTTAGCCTGCATTCTTGATGACTTTTTCTTTTCACCTTTTCTATGGATATATCCTGCCTCTACGAGCTCGTCTCTTATTGGCACAAGGTCTTCCTCGCCCTGGGCTATGTCGAGGGCGTTCTGGATGGATTCAAGGTGGTCCTTCTCTGCTTCTACCTCTTTAGTGAGAGTCTCGAGATTCTCGGCTGTACGCTTAAGCTTGTTGTAACGCTCGAAGTACTTCTTGGCGTTCTGACTTGCTGTAAGGGTCGGATCAAGAGGGATAGTGAGGTCGTTGCCTGTGTTATAGTCGTTAACTGTTATGGACTTGGCAGAAGGCTCGGCGCTGTATCCGTATACATTAAGAAGTTCGCCGTATACGCGGTACTTGTCTCTCTTCTCAGTATCCTTGAGCTGCTGAAGCTGAAGATCGTATTTTCTTACGGTACGCTCAAGAGCTGTAGCAACGATATGTCTAAGGTCCGCAGACTTCTGGCGGATTCTTGTAAGGGCGTTCTTCTCGGCATAATAGTTTTCAAGAAGAGATGACATGTTGTCAAAATCCTTCAGGTGACACCCCGGCATCTTCTCATAAGTCATAAGATGGAATGGAGCATACTCCTTGGGAGAGTCGTTCTCATAGCAGATTGCCGGCTTGTACTCGCCTGACTTAATTCTTGTCATGAAGAGGTCGAATACGTTATAAAGCCTTTCCATCTGTCCCGCCGAAAGAGCTGAAGCAGGAAGTGATGAGTCAATGTCAGCTCTAAAACAGATCTCCTGTGCTATTGTTGATGCAAATCCTGTATACGAATTGTATATAGCTTTAAAAACAGGTCCTGCTTTTTCCAAAAGGGCGTGTTCGAATTCTTCTTTATTAGTTTCTTTAGGATTAAGCTTTTTTTGCTGATCAGGGATGAAATACTCTCTTCCGGGAAGTACCTCACGCACTGACGATACAGACGCGGGGACATGCTTAATAGAGTCGATGATGGTGTTATCCTCATCGACAAAGATGATGTTGGAGTACTTGCCCATGAGCTCGATGAGAAGAGTCTTGGTCTTCATATCGCCCATTTCATCCATGTGCTCTACATTGAACCTTACTATACGCTCCATTGAAGGCTGCTCGATCGATCTGATGCGGCCGTTGAGAAGATGTTTTCTTAAAACCATACAGAAGGTCGGAGCCTGCTGGGGACTTGGCTTATTATCATCAGACATGTAGACAAGAGGGAGGGACGCATCTGCAGAAAGGTACACTCTCACCTGTCCGCCGCCGCGTTCTACCTGAGGCTTAATGGTAAGAAGTATCTCGTCCTTCTCCGTCTGTGCAATTTTATAAATACGGCCATCAGTGCATCTGTCAGACAACTCCTGAGTTATGGCCGCTACTGTTATACCATCGAATGCCATTTAAGCTTTCCTTTCATACCTTGGAAAAAGAACTTTCAGATAAAAGAAATATTTTTTCCCAAGGAATTTTAAATCTCTATAAAAGAGGCAAGCCTTTTAGGGCCTGCCTCGAACCATTCGTTTGCAATTATGGCTGTACAAAACCAATCTTCTTGTAAACCTTGCGAAGTGTCTTGTTGGCAACGTATGAAGCCTTAGAAGCACCTTCTCTGTATACGGATTCAAGATAAGTCTTGTCAGCAAGAATTCTCTTGGTCTCATCCTGAATAGGTCTAAGTGCGTCGATTACAACTTCACCAACTGCAGGCTTGAATACGCCGTATCCCTGACCTTCGAACTCCTTCTCGATCTCTGCAAAGCTCTTGCCTGTAAAGGTTGAGTAGATGTTCATAAGGTTAGCTACGCCAGGCTTATTCTCCTTATCATAACGAACGCAGTTCTCTCTGTCTGAGTCTGTTACTGCGCGCTTGAACTTTCTTGCGATAACATCAGGCTCATCCATAAGGAATACACATCCGTCAGGAACTGATTTACTCATCTTGTCTTCAGGAGTAGAAAGTCCGTAGATCCTTGCACCTGTCTTAGCGATAAGAGGTTCAGGAATCTTGAATACATCGCCGTAGATGTTGTTGAATCTTGTAGCGATGTCACGTGTTATCTCAACGTGCTGCTTCTGATCTTCTCCAACAGGTACGAAATCAGGCTGATACAGAAGGATATCTGCTGCCATAAGTGATGGATATGCAAAAAGACCTGCGTTGATGTTGTCCTTGTGCTTAGCTGATTTGTCCTTGAACTGAGTCATACGAGAGAGCTCGCCGAACATTGTGTAGCACTGAAGAACCCAGCCAAGCTGTGAATGCTGCGGAACATGTGACTGAATGAAAAGAGTATTCTTCTCAGGATCAAGACCGCATGCGATATACTGTGCAAGCTGGTTGATAGTTCTTTTTCTAAGAGCTGCAGGCTCCTGTCTTACTGTGATAGTGTGAAGGTCAGCCATGAAGTAGTAGCAATCGTACTCATCTTCTCTAACCTTCCAGTTCTTGATCGCACCAAGATAATTGCCAAGGTGAAGATCTCCACTTGGCTGAATTCCGGAAAGAAGTACCTTCTTCTTTTCCTGTGTTGTATCTATATTTTTATTCTCTTCCATTTTAAAATCCTCGTCTTTTCTTTTTATTTGAGCAAAAAAACTAGCGGCTCCTGCTCTACAGTGCCTTAATGATCAGTCAAAAGCGACGCCATCGAAGAACAAGACGAAGGTTCTTGTTAATAACCATGCTATTCATAAAATCTGAGATTCCTTAGATTGTGACTTTCTTAGTAGTATATCATCTGATGCCTTATTTTTTAAGTCCCATTTTAAATTTTTGCCATTTTGTTATCAAAACAGATCAAGCGAACTGTCCAGATATATTTCTTCTCTAACCTTAAGCTGATATTCAGGCTTAGTCATGTAGTATAGGATAAACTCAAGAAGTATTGCACTGCCAAGGCTACGACCTTCAATTTTATAGTTTGAAAAGCCGGCAGGCATATATACTTTTTGAATAGAATCTATACCAATAAAAGCAGGGTTCTTCATTGCATCCGAGAATCTGTAACCTCTATCAGAAGTTGGTGATACGCAGACATGATCTTCGCAGTCCATGCCAAGAGCTTTCATGCTGACATTCTTATAGCAGTTCTTCCTGTCATAACAATCGAACCAGCAACATTCATTACAAAGGAATTCCACCTTTTCTTTCTGCTTATCAGAAAGCGACTTTAATCTATCCAGCTCTTTGTTAAGTCTGAAATCAGGAACAACATATTTGAATTCACTACGATCAATCTCTTTTACCAATTCATCAAAATCAGTGATAACCTTAGTTGTAGACGACACAAAATAAAATCCCGGATAATTCTTTGCAATATGATCAAGAAGAAGGTCCAAATGTATGATTACCCCATTCTGAACTTCTCCACCATCTTCAAACATAGAACACAAAGCATTACATCTTTTATCCGAAAGGTGTTTTTCTTCCAACATGGAATTACTGAATGTCAGGCGTGACGATATGCCATATTCTTGCATAAGAGCTACTACATCTTCAGCTCTGGCGTCACCAAATCCAACTCTACCGCCGCCCCATATGCAGTCAGCAGGTGCGCCGTAGATTGAGCCTATATCGCACCAGTTGTAGAAGTATTCTCTATGCTCCTTGAACAGAGGCAAGAATGCTTTATAGAATTCATAAAATTCAAACAGGCCCGGAAGATGGTAAAAAGCAGTTATCTTCTCTTCCGAGTCTGCACAATTTTTATCATTCATTAATTATCCTATTATTCCCTATCTTTTTATAAGAGCTTCACGCTCTTCAATACGCCAATAACCTTAGTTCCCTTAGGAAGACTCCTAAGCACTTCCTCCGTAATAGTTCCGCTCTTAACAAGAACTGCCGCATATGTCAGCGCGCCTATTCCTATTGCAAAAGCAGTCGCAACAAGGTTCACAAGATAGTTAACCTCAGACATTCCGCCAAAAGGAAGTGTAAGAACAAAATAAACAACAAATGCCGCGATGCCCATCACTACTGCCGCTACGAAAGGCATGATGTAGATCGCTTTAGTGTCAAGGTTAAGACCAAGTCTTTTTCTACAGGAAATATCATTAAGTACAAAAAGGATAAATGCGTATATAACTCTGGTGATCACAAGACTCATGTTATCAAGTGGTGTTGCAACCAGAATCAAAACAAGTATAGCTGTCTGAGCCACAAGTGCTATAGTTGCGTTTATAACAGGCACCATGAGCTTACCGGTTCCCTGAAGCACAGAGTTAGTAATGGTTGACTGTGAATAAAAGATTACAGTCAGCGCCAGGCCTGCAAGAAGAAAAGCCGCCTGGTTAAGTGATCCTCTTTGCGGGAAAAGAATCATCGTAACAGGTCTTGCAAGTGCGATAAGTCCTATAGCTGACGGAATTGCAACAAGCATAGATACGCGGATAACTTTAGTTGCTATCGCCTTTGATTCCTCTTTTTCTCCCTTGATGAACTTGGCTGAGATGCTTGGGATCATGGCAGATGCCATAGCTGATGCCATAGCGATCGGGATCGTTGTAATAGTAAGGGCTTTACCTGCATATATTCCGTACAAGGATGCAGTATCAGATTCCTCAAGTCCTCTGACACCCATCATGAAGGCATAAAAGATCTTCTGATTAATGTTAGGTGTGATGTTATAAAGAACTGTACTAAACAGAAACGGCATAACAACAAGGACAATCTGACGGATTATAGTATAGGTATCCTCTACCTCTCCATTATCGCTAGCGACCTTTTTTCTCACACTGTTTCTATTTACATAGTATACAAAGATCATGAATACAAGCGCTGTAAGTACGCCCGCACCGGTACCAAGAGCACTTCCTGCCGCGCCGTAGATCGCAGGATTAACGCTCGGATCCGTAGCCATCTTAGAAATTGCAATATTAGTAAGAACAAACGCAGCCAGAATACTTACAACAGCATTGATGACCTGCTCAGCGATCTGAGATATAGATGTTGGCACCATCGTCCTGTGCGCCTGGAAATATCCGCGCAGAACTCCAAGAGGTCCATACAAAAGAACTGTAGGTCCGAACACCCTAAGAACATACGCGCCGCCCTCTCCTACAAGGAATCTGGCGCATACCATAAGAAGCACTCCGCAAAAAGTACCTGAAACACCTACAAATATAAGCGCACACTGAAAAAGCTTCTGCGCACTCTTGTACTGTCCCAGCGCAAACTTCTGAGACATAACCTTGGAAATAGCTGAAGGGATACTGTATGACGCTATCATAAGGGCAGTAATATACCAGTTGTATGCAGCATTATAATATCCGTTACCCTCATCTCCTATAATAGAAGTAAGAGGACTCTTATACAAAAGACCTATAATTCTAACAATGATACCCGCCGCAGCCAGTATTCCTGCCTGTTTTAAAATTCCGTTACTACTCTTTTCTCCCATGGTGAAACAATCTTCTTTCTATATAACTAAAGTCTCTTCCCTTAAAAGAGACTAATATCTTCCTCACGTAGTATATAATCAAACCGCATATATGACAAGTTTACCCGCCTAACCCAGGCATCCATCTACGTTCCCCATCCCACAACGAAAAAAGCGGTGCAAAGCCCTTCCGGCCCTGCACCGCACATCTTTAACCAATATATCTTTTCTCAAGGTCTGAGCCAGTCGTACATCTCCTGATACTTGTTAGCAGATACCTTCCAGCTGAAGTCAACCGCCATAGCCCTGTCGATCATCTTGTTCCACTCGCGCTTGTTGTCATAGTACAGCGCCTCTGCAGTTCTGACCGTCTGCATCATCTCGTGAGCATTATAATTGGTGAAGGAAAAACCTGTACCTGTGCTTTCGAACTTGTTATACGGCTGAACAGTATCCTTAAGACCACCTGTCTCACGCACGATAGGAAGAGTTCCATATCTAAGAGACATAAGCTGAGAAAGTCCGCAAGGCTCAAAGAGTGACGGCATAAGGAAGGCATCACTTGCAGCATAGATCTTGTGTGACAGGGCTTCTGAATAATAGATGTTAGCAGAAACCTTATCGCCATACTTCCATGCAAAGTGACGGAACATATTCTCGTACTGCTCTGTACCTGTTCCAAGGATTACGAACTGAACCGCATCCTGGCACATCTCGTCCATAACGCAGCTGATAAGATCGAATCCCTTCTGATCAGTAAGTCTTGAAACAACACCGATCATCATGATCTTGTCATCCTCTGCAAGACCCAGTTCCTTCTGAAGCGCGCGCTTATTGCGAATCTTCTCCTTACGGAAGTTTATAGCATCATATTTATAATCGATATACTTATCAGTTGAAGGATTGAACTCTTCATAATCAATACCGTTAACGATACCACGAAGATCATTCTCTCTTGATTTAAGAAGACCGTTAAGACCCTCGCCATAGAACTCAGTCTTGATCTCCTCTGCATAAGTTTCTGATACAGTCGTAATAGCGTCAGCGTACACGATACCGCCCTTTAAAAGGTCAGCGTCGCCGAACATTTCAAGCTTGTCCGGTGTGAAAAAATAATCCGGAAGACCTGTAAGATCCTTGACCACCTTCTTGTCCCATCTTCCCTGGAACTTAAGATTGTGTATAGTCATGATAGTCTTCATGCTGCGATAGAACTCATTGGCCTGGAAACGTTCCTTAAGATATACAGGAACAAGACCTGTCTGCCAGTCATGACAGTGAACGATATCCGGATGAAATTCTACTACAGGTAAAATAGAAAGAGCTGCCTTGGAGAAGAATGCAAACTTCTCAATCTCGAACTTAACATCGTCTCCATAAGGTTTGAAACCATTGAAATAATATTCGTTATCTATGAAATAATAGATGATGCCGTTAACCTGTGCCTTAAAAATTCCTACATATTCTCTTTTCCAGTGGAAATCCATATAGAAATTAGTGACATACTCAAGCTTCTCCGTCATCTCCTTAGACATGCATGCATACTTGGGCATTACGATCCTGACGTCGAAATATCTGCGATCGATATCGCGGGGAAGAGAACCTACAACGTCAGCAAGACCACCTGTTTTAATGAAAGGAACGCCTTCAGATGCTACGAAAAGAATATTCTTCATGATTAAATGTACTTCCTTTCTGATGATATCTCTTTATCTTTTTATCTATACATTATATCACACACTATTATTAGCCACAAAGCAAAGAATCATCATCTTTTATTTACAAAATCTACAAAATTTACTGACAAGAAAAATATTTTTAACCGATATTTTTAAAATTTTCTCATCTACAATATCATTTATACTTATGCTAAAATTATTTTTGTAAAAAACAGCCAATTAGTTCAGGATAAAGTCCATTTTATCGAGCAATTGGTCCAATACGTACACTAAAGCAATAAATTTTTAACTATATTATTATCAGCAGTATTGATGCATATTTCATATTTTGCGAACGATTTGAACTACTACTGACCAACGTTCAATATTATTTTTTATACAATTATCATTATTTCGATTGTTTTAAAAATGTAATTTCGTGCGAATTCATTTTATATTTACTTTTTGTTCACATTTTGTTCATATAAGTCAGATATCATAAATTTATCGGAAGTGTTTTTAAATACTTCTGACTCCCCCAATAAAACTTTTTTCATACCGGGTCGTTCGGTTCCCCGCCGAGCGGCCCCTCCTCCCAAAAGAACAGCCGAAAGGCTTTTATTTTTTGAATATAGACAATAGACGGTATACCAAGAGCAGGATAGGTCAAGAGCTTCACAGCTCTTATTTTTTTGCCAAAAAAGGACTCCCAGGAAGTGATCAAGAAGATCAGACATCCTGAGAGTCCTTTTCTTTGTTGGTTAAAAACAGGTTACAAGGAGATGTTCTTCATAATAATGAAGGGCATTTCCAATAGAACACTCAAGCAAGAGCTCTGCCAAGACCTTTGCAGGCTTCAACAGCTTCATCGTCAGGAGCGTTGTTAGCCAGGACGCTATCACATGCAAGGTTTGCACCAACTCCTTTTGCATCGGCTTCCCAAAGGCGCATCCACTCTCCGTCTCCCCAGCCGTATGAACCAAAGAGCGCGATCTTTTTACCAGAAAGAGAACCCTTAACATCTTCGAACATAGGATCGAACACGCTCTCTTCAAGCTGTTCAGCACCCATTGCAGGGCATCCAAACGCAATTGCGTCATACTCTGCAACGTTGTCCTTAGAAAACTGATCTGCAGGGATGATCTTAACTTCAGCACCTGTAGCTGATGCGCCGTCTGAAACTGCCTGCGCCATTGCTGCTGTATTTCCTGTACCACTCCAATAAACCACTGCTACTTTTGACATAACCTTATGTCTCCTTTCATTATTACGTAATATTGATAAGTTGAACGTATTTTTAGAAATCCCCACTACCAGCGAATTTCCTCGAATATGTCGTTTTATATCTTAACTGCGAGCTTGGAAAGCTTAGTCCCCTTATTCCACTCGCGGCAATAGATATCAGTACATTTGCTGAAAGACTCAAACCGCTTCCTGGCAGCCTGCTCATCCCCATACACCTTCCAGGTCCCCACACACTTGCAGCCATCCGGATCTTCAATGAATCCCTTCACATCTTCCGGCGGATAACTTAGGAAAAGACCTATCTCATGAGGAAAAACTTCCCTAGATTTACAACTGCGAAGCCTCTTAATAAGCTCCATCATGCAGGACGTATACTCTCTTCCCGCATATCCTGCAGCATCAAGGATCTCGCGTGCCTTATTATCTTTTAAATCTCTTTGGAGAAAAGAAGGTCTGAAAACATAGACAAGAACTCTTCCTTTGTGAAATCTAAGAGGATAGATGCACAGTCCTTTTGGGACCAGCTCATCATTTAGCGCCCTGATCTCTTCCATGGTCTTTTCTTTAGA
Coding sequences within it:
- the rpoZ gene encoding DNA-directed RNA polymerase subunit omega; protein product: MIHPSYVDLMNVVNKGVEEGEEPVISSRYSIVMATAKRARQLVAGDEVMIEANPKDKPLSIAVKELYADKLAILTDEEKEAMAELIAQKNSEVEGQKAAAALEETVEVSEEETEEE
- the gmk gene encoding guanylate kinase, producing MKRKGFLVVVSGFSGTGKGTLMKELVKKYDGYALSVSATTRDPRPGEENGREYFFITDDEFEKLIKEDGLIEHAGYCGHYYGTPRSFVEKQMEEGKDVILEIEIQGARQIRKQYPDALLLFVMPPSAEELEKRLRGRGTESDEVIRGRLKRAVEESEGIEEYDYILVNDDLEECVDKMHQVIDSAHNTPSRNQEFIDKIRSEVQKFA
- a CDS encoding YicC/YloC family endoribonuclease gives rise to the protein MVSSMTGFGRSEVNFDNRRISVELKSVNNRYLDLGIKMPKMFNSLEADIRKELKLYMKRGKVDVFINYEDLTEADTKVQYNHDIAAEYMDCLKQMSEDFGLQNDVRLSVLARFPDVLTMEAMEIDEKTLWEPLKKAIDEACEQFAAARLREGEFLKEDLNKKLDIMKKDVDFITERSPQIIEEYKASLREKIADLLEDTQIDENRLAMEVTLYADKICVDEELVRLRSHIEAVRGALEEGDDENGIGRKLDFLAQEMNREANTTLSKSTDIQVSDKAIELKTTIEKIREQIQNIE
- a CDS encoding NFACT RNA binding domain-containing protein, which produces MAFDGITVAAITQELSDRCTDGRIYKIAQTEKDEILLTIKPQVERGGGQVRVYLSADASLPLVYMSDDNKPSPQQAPTFCMVLRKHLLNGRIRSIEQPSMERIVRFNVEHMDEMGDMKTKTLLIELMGKYSNIIFVDEDNTIIDSIKHVPASVSSVREVLPGREYFIPDQQKKLNPKETNKEEFEHALLEKAGPVFKAIYNSYTGFASTIAQEICFRADIDSSLPASALSAGQMERLYNVFDLFMTRIKSGEYKPAICYENDSPKEYAPFHLMTYEKMPGCHLKDFDNMSSLLENYYAEKNALTRIRQKSADLRHIVATALERTVRKYDLQLQQLKDTEKRDKYRVYGELLNVYGYSAEPSAKSITVNDYNTGNDLTIPLDPTLTASQNAKKYFERYNKLKRTAENLETLTKEVEAEKDHLESIQNALDIAQGEEDLVPIRDELVEAGYIHRKGEKKKSSRMQAKSLPLHYVSSDGFDIYVGKNNYQNDQLTFKVANGGDWWFHAKGMPGSHVILQTGGKEVPDKAFEEAAALAAFYSKAKDQEKVEIDYLQRKNVKKPGGAKPGFVVYYTNYSMAIKPDISALTQVD
- the glgA gene encoding glycogen synthase GlgA is translated as MKNILFVASEGVPFIKTGGLADVVGSLPRDIDRRYFDVRIVMPKYACMSKEMTEKLEYVTNFYMDFHWKREYVGIFKAQVNGIIYYFIDNEYYFNGFKPYGDDVKFEIEKFAFFSKAALSILPVVEFHPDIVHCHDWQTGLVPVYLKERFQANEFYRSMKTIMTIHNLKFQGRWDKKVVKDLTGLPDYFFTPDKLEMFGDADLLKGGIVYADAITTVSETYAEEIKTEFYGEGLNGLLKSRENDLRGIVNGIDYEEFNPSTDKYIDYKYDAINFRKEKIRNKRALQKELGLAEDDKIMMIGVVSRLTDQKGFDLISCVMDEMCQDAVQFVILGTGTEQYENMFRHFAWKYGDKVSANIYYSEALSHKIYAASDAFLMPSLFEPCGLSQLMSLRYGTLPIVRETGGLKDTVQPYNKFESTGTGFSFTNYNAHEMMQTVRTAEALYYDNKREWNKMIDRAMAVDFSWKVSANKYQEMYDWLRP
- a CDS encoding polysaccharide biosynthesis protein — protein: MGEKSSNGILKQAGILAAAGIIVRIIGLLYKSPLTSIIGDEGNGYYNAAYNWYITALMIASYSIPSAISKVMSQKFALGQYKSAQKLFQCALIFVGVSGTFCGVLLMVCARFLVGEGGAYVLRVFGPTVLLYGPLGVLRGYFQAHRTMVPTSISQIAEQVINAVVSILAAFVLTNIAISKMATDPSVNPAIYGAAGSALGTGAGVLTALVFMIFVYYVNRNSVRKKVASDNGEVEDTYTIIRQIVLVVMPFLFSTVLYNITPNINQKIFYAFMMGVRGLEESDTASLYGIYAGKALTITTIPIAMASAMASAMIPSISAKFIKGEKEESKAIATKVIRVSMLVAIPSAIGLIALARPVTMILFPQRGSLNQAAFLLAGLALTVIFYSQSTITNSVLQGTGKLMVPVINATIALVAQTAILVLILVATPLDNMSLVITRVIYAFILFVLNDISCRKRLGLNLDTKAIYIMPFVAAVVMGIAAFVVYFVLTLPFGGMSEVNYLVNLVATAFAIGIGALTYAAVLVKSGTITEEVLRSLPKGTKVIGVLKSVKLL
- a CDS encoding DUF370 domain-containing protein; this translates as MFTHIGFGNIVNVDKVVSIVVPDAAPVKRLVQKAKDEGRIIDASAGRRTKAVLIMENNTVVLSALLPETIASRIQTGSIGKDTDEA
- a CDS encoding DUF3793 family protein, with the protein product MSEKEIVYYGAPTLAGLKTGNLMSIPYESKEKTMEEIRALNDELVPKGLCIYPLRFHKGRVLVYVFRPSFLQRDLKDNKAREILDAAGYAGREYTSCMMELIKRLRSCKSREVFPHEIGLFLSYPPEDVKGFIEDPDGCKCVGTWKVYGDEQAARKRFESFSKCTDIYCREWNKGTKLSKLAVKI
- a CDS encoding flavodoxin gives rise to the protein MSKVAVVYWSGTGNTAAMAQAVSDGASATGAEVKIIPADQFSKDNVAEYDAIAFGCPAMGAEQLEESVFDPMFEDVKGSLSGKKIALFGSYGWGDGEWMRLWEADAKGVGANLACDSVLANNAPDDEAVEACKGLGRALA
- the trpS gene encoding tryptophan--tRNA ligase, coding for MEENKNIDTTQEKKKVLLSGIQPSGDLHLGNYLGAIKNWKVREDEYDCYYFMADLHTITVRQEPAALRKRTINQLAQYIACGLDPEKNTLFIQSHVPQHSQLGWVLQCYTMFGELSRMTQFKDKSAKHKDNINAGLFAYPSLMAADILLYQPDFVPVGEDQKQHVEITRDIATRFNNIYGDVFKIPEPLIAKTGARIYGLSTPEDKMSKSVPDGCVFLMDEPDVIARKFKRAVTDSDRENCVRYDKENKPGVANLMNIYSTFTGKSFAEIEKEFEGQGYGVFKPAVGEVVIDALRPIQDETKRILADKTYLESVYREGASKASYVANKTLRKVYKKIGFVQP